The following are from one region of the Streptomyces tuirus genome:
- a CDS encoding alkaline phosphatase D family protein — MTGAVSPDRRRFLGAGAAVLGAAASAQLWLPAAARAAETPLPDGVFSLGVASGDPLPDGIVLWTRLAPDPLNGGGMPDRMVPVEWQLAEDPRFRKLVRGGIAQARPEYGHSVHVDVRGLRADRSYWYRFRTSGQLSPVGRTRTAPHPHSSGGSLRMALASCQNWQHGYFTPYADMLDQDPDVVVFVGDYIYESMPSATGVRRHEGTGEPFSLVQYRNRYAQYRTDPDLAAMHGHAPFVVSFDDHEVDNDFAGEIPQDPDKQPHDAFVARLTAAYQAFYEHMPVRATAVPDGPHIRMYRRLEFGRLARLNVLDTRQYRSDQATSQAGAQDPSLTMLGARQKRWLLNGLQESPARWNLIASQIMMAETDLKVGEGKLWFYDAWDGYQAERNAFMEEFRQVRNPVVLSGDRHLTMISDLKEDYADPDSGVVGAEFVGTSISSNGDQDQAAFHREWDPRRPDNPHWKLLDAHRGYHLFDVRRDGIDAQVRVVDTVRQPASTPSTLARLRVEAGRPGVEVV; from the coding sequence ATGACCGGAGCAGTATCCCCCGACCGACGCCGCTTTCTCGGTGCGGGCGCCGCGGTGCTCGGCGCCGCGGCCTCCGCCCAGCTGTGGCTCCCGGCCGCCGCCCGAGCGGCCGAGACACCGTTGCCCGACGGTGTGTTCAGCCTCGGCGTCGCCTCGGGCGACCCGCTGCCGGACGGCATCGTGCTGTGGACCAGACTGGCCCCGGACCCGCTGAACGGCGGCGGCATGCCCGACCGGATGGTGCCGGTGGAGTGGCAGCTCGCCGAGGACCCCCGATTCAGAAAGCTCGTCCGCGGGGGCATCGCGCAGGCCCGGCCCGAGTACGGGCACAGCGTTCACGTGGACGTACGCGGGCTGCGCGCGGACCGTAGCTACTGGTACCGCTTCCGCACCAGCGGGCAGCTCTCGCCCGTCGGCCGCACCCGTACCGCGCCCCACCCCCACAGCTCCGGTGGCTCCCTGCGCATGGCCCTCGCCTCCTGCCAGAACTGGCAGCACGGCTATTTCACGCCATACGCAGACATGCTGGATCAGGACCCGGACGTCGTGGTGTTCGTCGGCGACTACATCTACGAGTCCATGCCCTCGGCGACGGGCGTACGGCGGCACGAGGGCACCGGTGAGCCGTTCAGCCTCGTCCAGTACCGCAACCGGTACGCGCAGTACCGGACCGACCCGGACCTCGCGGCGATGCACGGACACGCGCCCTTCGTGGTGTCCTTCGACGACCACGAGGTGGACAACGACTTCGCCGGCGAGATCCCGCAGGACCCGGACAAACAGCCGCACGACGCGTTCGTGGCCCGGCTGACCGCGGCCTACCAGGCCTTCTACGAACACATGCCGGTCCGTGCCACCGCCGTCCCGGACGGCCCGCACATCCGGATGTACCGCCGCCTGGAGTTCGGCCGCCTGGCCCGGCTCAACGTCCTGGACACCCGCCAGTACCGCAGCGACCAGGCCACCAGCCAGGCCGGCGCCCAGGACCCGTCGCTGACCATGCTGGGCGCCCGGCAGAAGCGGTGGCTGCTGAACGGGCTGCAGGAGTCGCCCGCCCGCTGGAACCTCATCGCCTCCCAGATCATGATGGCCGAGACGGACCTCAAGGTCGGCGAGGGCAAGCTCTGGTTCTACGACGCCTGGGACGGCTACCAGGCCGAACGCAACGCGTTCATGGAGGAGTTCCGGCAGGTCCGCAACCCGGTGGTGCTCTCGGGCGACCGGCACCTGACGATGATCAGCGACCTCAAGGAGGACTACGCCGACCCGGACTCCGGGGTCGTCGGCGCCGAGTTCGTCGGCACCTCCATCTCCAGCAACGGCGACCAGGACCAGGCCGCCTTCCACCGGGAGTGGGACCCGCGGCGCCCGGACAACCCGCACTGGAAGCTGCTCGACGCCCACCGCGGCTACCACCTCTTCGACGTCCGCCGTGACGGCATCGACGCCCAGGTGAGGGTGGTCGACACCGTGCGGCAGCCGGCCTCGACGCCGAGCACGCTGGCGAGGCTGCGGGTCGAGGCGGGCCGCCCGGGCGTCGAGGTCGTCTGA
- a CDS encoding FG-GAP-like repeat-containing protein gives MSKRRAGRAVAAAIAVVAAVTTPVAAAHAVPAAPAAPSVADKLQDDFNGDGYQDLAVAAPRGKVGGQAQAGYVAVVYGSSKGLDLTHKQVLSQNTPGIPGAAETNDDYGDGLAAGDLDGDGYADLVVGAPGESVGEVRAAGTLAVLWGGKQGLSGGTAVATGTEEDPVDPETPALGDFDGDGHPDLATGNRLLSGPFDRTTGAAKSRTLAIEPAYVTDDVAAGDVDHDGITDLVALIHDVSDDDMHDPDYRHRRAVFLRGTPDGLSAPAPVNNPDGTRMRGGESLGVGDVDKDGYADLVIGRPNDGFGEVDLDDPLLKGGQIGVVHGSAEGPDTSRTTILTQDTPGVPGSSEWSDGFGGGISVGDVNADGYADVSTGSASEDLGEVYAAGQVTVLRGGRKGLTGDGAYSVSQNTRNVPGTAEPNDFFGADTSLLDVNGDGRAELFAGATGENRDGGVWAFPNPVNTPTATGSVSFGAGTLGTDKSGSSLGRGFAR, from the coding sequence ATGAGCAAGCGCAGGGCCGGCCGAGCGGTCGCCGCGGCGATCGCCGTCGTCGCGGCCGTGACCACCCCGGTGGCCGCCGCGCACGCGGTCCCGGCCGCGCCGGCCGCGCCGTCCGTGGCGGACAAGCTCCAGGACGACTTCAACGGCGACGGCTACCAGGACCTGGCCGTCGCCGCCCCGCGCGGAAAGGTCGGCGGTCAGGCCCAGGCCGGGTACGTGGCTGTCGTGTACGGCTCGTCCAAGGGCCTCGACCTCACCCACAAGCAGGTCCTCAGCCAGAACACCCCGGGCATACCGGGTGCCGCGGAGACCAACGACGACTACGGCGACGGTCTCGCCGCCGGTGACCTGGACGGCGACGGCTACGCCGATCTGGTCGTGGGCGCCCCGGGCGAGAGCGTCGGAGAGGTCAGGGCGGCCGGCACGCTCGCCGTGCTGTGGGGCGGGAAGCAGGGCCTGTCCGGCGGCACGGCCGTGGCCACCGGCACCGAGGAGGACCCGGTCGACCCCGAGACCCCGGCGCTCGGCGACTTCGACGGCGACGGCCATCCGGACCTCGCCACCGGAAACCGCCTGCTGTCCGGGCCGTTCGACCGCACCACGGGTGCCGCGAAGAGCCGGACCCTGGCCATCGAGCCCGCGTACGTCACGGACGACGTGGCGGCCGGGGACGTCGACCACGACGGCATCACGGACCTGGTCGCGCTCATCCACGACGTCAGCGACGACGACATGCACGACCCCGACTACCGGCACCGGCGCGCGGTCTTTCTGCGGGGCACCCCCGACGGGCTGAGCGCCCCCGCCCCGGTGAACAACCCCGACGGCACGCGCATGCGCGGCGGCGAGAGCCTCGGCGTCGGCGACGTGGACAAGGACGGGTACGCCGACCTCGTCATCGGCCGCCCGAACGACGGCTTCGGCGAAGTCGACCTCGACGATCCGCTGTTGAAGGGCGGCCAGATCGGCGTGGTGCACGGCTCGGCCGAGGGCCCCGACACCTCCCGTACGACGATCCTCACGCAGGACACCCCGGGTGTGCCCGGGAGCTCGGAGTGGTCCGACGGTTTCGGCGGGGGCATCTCCGTCGGTGACGTCAACGCCGACGGCTACGCGGACGTGTCCACCGGCAGCGCGAGCGAGGACCTCGGGGAGGTCTACGCGGCCGGCCAGGTCACCGTCCTGCGCGGCGGCAGGAAGGGGCTCACCGGGGACGGGGCCTACAGCGTCAGCCAGAACACCAGGAACGTCCCGGGCACCGCGGAGCCGAACGACTTCTTCGGCGCCGACACCAGCCTGCTCGACGTCAACGGCGACGGCCGGGCCGAGCTGTTCGCCGGCGCGACCGGTGAGAACCGGGACGGCGGAGTCTGGGCGTTCCCCAACCCGGTGAACACTCCCACCGCCACCGGCTCGGTCAGCTTCGGCGCGGGCACCCTCGGCACGGACAAGAGCGGCTCCTCCCTCGGCAGGGGTTTCGCGCGCTGA
- the obgE gene encoding GTPase ObgE: MTTFVDRVELHVAAGNGGHGCASVHREKFKPLGGPDGGNGGRGGDVILTVDQSITTLLDYHHSPHRKATNGKPGEGGNRSGKDGQDLVLPVPDGTVVLDKAGNVLADLVGHGTSYVAAQGGRGGLGNAALASARRKAPGFALLGEPGDLRDVVLELKTVADVALVGYPSAGKSSLISVLSAAKPKIADYPFTTLVPNLGVVTAGSTVYTIADVPGLIPGASQGKGLGLEFLRHVERCSVLVHVLDTATLESERDPVSDLDIIEEELRQYGGLDKRPRIVVLNKIDVPDGKDLAEMVRPDLEARGYRVFEVSAVAHMGLKELSFALAELVAQSRAAKPKEEATRIVIRPKAVDDTGFTVTQEADGLFRVRGEKPERWVRQTDFNNDEAVGYLADRLNRLGVEQELLKAGARGGDGVAIGPEDNAVVFDWEPSMTAGAEMLGRRGEDHRLEGERPAAQRRKDRQAERDEAQQEFDDFEPF; the protein is encoded by the coding sequence ATGACCACCTTCGTGGACCGCGTCGAGCTGCACGTCGCCGCGGGTAACGGAGGCCACGGCTGTGCCTCCGTCCACCGTGAGAAATTCAAGCCCCTCGGCGGGCCGGACGGCGGCAACGGCGGGCGCGGCGGGGACGTGATCCTCACCGTCGACCAGTCGATCACCACGCTGCTCGACTACCACCACTCCCCGCACCGCAAGGCCACCAACGGCAAGCCCGGCGAGGGCGGCAACCGCTCGGGCAAGGACGGTCAGGACCTGGTCCTGCCGGTGCCGGACGGCACGGTCGTGCTGGACAAGGCGGGCAACGTCCTCGCCGACCTGGTCGGGCACGGCACCTCGTACGTCGCCGCGCAGGGCGGCCGGGGCGGGCTCGGCAACGCGGCGCTGGCCTCCGCCCGGCGCAAGGCGCCCGGGTTCGCGCTGCTCGGCGAGCCGGGAGACCTGCGGGACGTCGTCCTGGAGCTGAAGACGGTCGCCGACGTGGCCCTCGTCGGGTACCCGAGCGCGGGGAAGTCGTCGCTGATCTCGGTGCTGAGCGCCGCCAAGCCGAAGATCGCCGACTACCCCTTCACCACGCTCGTGCCCAACCTCGGTGTCGTTACGGCCGGTTCGACGGTGTACACCATCGCCGACGTGCCCGGGCTGATCCCCGGGGCCAGCCAGGGCAAGGGCCTGGGGCTCGAGTTCCTGCGGCACGTGGAGCGGTGCAGTGTGCTCGTGCACGTCCTCGACACCGCGACGCTGGAGTCCGAGCGTGACCCGGTCTCCGACCTCGACATCATCGAGGAGGAGCTGCGGCAGTACGGCGGGCTGGACAAGCGGCCGCGCATCGTCGTCCTGAACAAGATCGACGTACCGGACGGCAAGGATCTGGCCGAGATGGTGCGACCCGACCTGGAGGCGCGCGGCTACCGCGTGTTCGAGGTCTCGGCCGTGGCGCACATGGGTCTGAAGGAGCTGTCCTTCGCGCTCGCCGAGCTCGTGGCGCAGTCGCGGGCCGCGAAGCCGAAGGAAGAGGCGACCCGGATCGTGATCCGGCCCAAGGCCGTGGACGACACCGGCTTCACCGTGACGCAGGAGGCCGACGGCCTGTTCCGGGTGCGGGGCGAGAAGCCCGAGCGCTGGGTGCGGCAGACCGACTTCAACAACGACGAGGCCGTCGGATACCTCGCCGACCGGCTCAACCGGCTCGGTGTCGAGCAGGAGCTGTTGAAGGCGGGCGCCCGGGGCGGCGACGGCGTCGCCATCGGCCCCGAGGACAACGCGGTCGTCTTCGACTGGGAGCCGTCCATGACGGCCGGCGCCGAGATGCTCGGCCGGCGCGGCGAGGACCACCGCCTCGAGGGGGAGCGGCCGGCTGCGCAGCGCCGCAAGGACCGGCAGGCCGAGCGGGACGAGGCACAGCAGGAGTTCGACGACTTCGAGCCGTTCTGA
- the rpmA gene encoding 50S ribosomal protein L27 — protein MAHKKGASSTRNGRDSNAQRLGVKRFGGQVVNAGEILVRQRGTHFHPGSGVGRGGDDTLFALEAGSVQFGTHRGRKVVNIVPVA, from the coding sequence ATGGCACACAAGAAGGGCGCATCGTCCACCCGGAACGGTCGCGACTCCAATGCCCAGCGGCTCGGCGTGAAGCGCTTCGGCGGTCAGGTCGTCAACGCGGGTGAGATCCTGGTCCGTCAGCGTGGCACCCACTTCCACCCGGGCTCCGGCGTCGGCCGTGGCGGCGACGACACGCTGTTCGCCCTCGAGGCCGGTTCGGTGCAGTTCGGCACCCACCGTGGCCGCAAGGTCGTGAACATCGTTCCGGTCGCCTGA
- the rplU gene encoding 50S ribosomal protein L21 — protein MYAIVRSGGRQHKVAVGDIVEVDKISTAKVGDSVELSTLLVVDGDAVTSDPWVLAGIKVQAEVVDHHKGQKIDILRYKNKTGYRRRQGHRQQYTAIKVTEIPTAAK, from the coding sequence GTGTACGCCATCGTGCGCAGCGGTGGTCGCCAGCACAAGGTTGCTGTCGGCGACATCGTTGAGGTTGACAAGATTTCCACTGCCAAGGTTGGCGACTCGGTCGAGCTCTCGACCCTGCTCGTTGTCGACGGCGACGCCGTGACCAGCGACCCGTGGGTGCTGGCCGGCATCAAGGTCCAGGCCGAGGTCGTGGACCACCACAAGGGCCAGAAGATCGACATTCTGCGCTACAAGAACAAGACCGGTTACCGCCGTCGCCAGGGCCACCGCCAGCAGTACACGGCGATCAAGGTCACTGAGATCCCCACGGCTGCGAAGTAA
- a CDS encoding Rne/Rng family ribonuclease, giving the protein MLEPTEPTEGSEQNTPSDTLPPRRRRRAASRPAGPPTGATSDAPVETVAPAIPAAEAEDLAADVVETDEVQEATAEADKAAEPVVSDEAAAPAPPKRRRAVRRASAPAGAPEAAEAAETVVTATAPVSEAAEAVTPAAEPAEAVTPAASAEGSEDAAPKRTRRRATRTVTSPVTAPAETAETVTAPAETAETAAAPAEAAETVADGAAEGAEAAEEAAPRRTRRRASRRASAPAGAPSAADAVEGNAEEAKAPVTENPAAEPARASEATASETAAAEPDRAADVPAETAADETAETAEEAGPRRRRRVVRRAASGFAEPAQPAKGARASKAAARATGDAAESESEPASRPRRPAVALFQAPVFTEPQFQTPERAAAAAAAEAAGAVEPQEAEESAPAEAQREEQTGGSRRRRRRRGAGDEPETQAPETAAADTSADEAEEADESAEDQADGDDQDESEGSGSRRRRRRGGRRRRRGESADSDGEGGDASDAESEQTADGQDTEDSADEDDEDSDDATDRDESGGGGSSSSRRRRRRRRRAGDSGTESESSDDDPERTVVKVREPRPKAEPSDEVQSIKGSTRLEAKKQRRREGREQGRRRVPIITEAEFLARREAVERVMVVRQHGDRTQIGVLEDDVLVEHYVNKEQATSYVGNVYLGKVQNVLPSMEAAFIDIGKGRNAVLYAGEVNFEALGMAHGPRRIESALKSGQSVLVQVTKDPIGHKGARLTSQVSLPGRYLVYVPEGSMTGISRKLPDTERARLKTILKKIVPEDAGVIVRTAAEGASEDELRRDVERLQQQWEDIQKKAKSGNAPTLLYGEPDMTVRVVRDIFNEDFSKVVVSGDEAWSTIHGYVSHVAPDLAERLQKWTSEVDVFATYRIDEQLAKALDRKVWLPSGGSLVIDRTEAMVVVDVNTGKFTGQGGNLEETVTRNNLEAAEEIVRQLRLRDLGGIIVIDFIDMVLESNRDLVLRRLLECLGRDRTKHQVAEVTSLGLVQMTRKRVGQGLLESFSETCVHCNGRGVIVHMEQPTALGGGGKRKKRARAGAAELPHVHEAAVETAEQEAETEAEVVAEAAEPLALPAPSFEPDEELYSSAAEAEAAAGRGRSRRRASRRASAPAGAPRGEVAEQGRDKARRGRGRAEQAEAEAPTAQDVTAEQEVARPVQPEPAAEAQAEPVAVEDPVVEAAQAAQSAPVEEAAPKGRTRRRATRKVSAPAGSPAGAEATVVTVAETAPAEPAEQAEAAEPVAEPVAEAPAESAAPARPRRRAVRKPTVSTASEETAVVVVPSAASEEAPEESASERAPEASAEAAQVPASDGAVTEEAAAEPAPAKKTARKTAKKATAKKAATTKKTAAKKTAAKKTTAKKAAKTTKTAAKKTASKKTVAAEQSASSGSSVSASTDEG; this is encoded by the coding sequence ATGCTCGAACCGACCGAACCCACAGAGGGTTCCGAACAGAACACTCCAAGCGACACCCTGCCGCCCCGTCGGCGGCGGCGTGCCGCGTCCCGCCCGGCGGGACCGCCCACCGGTGCCACCTCCGACGCGCCGGTGGAGACCGTCGCGCCGGCCATACCGGCCGCCGAGGCCGAGGATCTCGCGGCCGATGTCGTGGAGACCGACGAGGTCCAGGAAGCCACTGCCGAGGCCGACAAGGCTGCCGAGCCCGTCGTGAGCGATGAGGCTGCCGCGCCCGCCCCGCCCAAGCGGCGTCGCGCCGTGCGCCGTGCCTCCGCGCCTGCCGGCGCTCCGGAGGCGGCCGAGGCCGCCGAGACCGTGGTCACGGCGACCGCCCCCGTCTCCGAGGCGGCCGAGGCCGTCACCCCCGCAGCTGAGCCGGCCGAGGCCGTCACTCCCGCCGCGTCCGCCGAGGGGAGCGAGGACGCCGCTCCCAAGCGCACCCGGCGTCGCGCCACCCGCACCGTGACCTCGCCCGTCACCGCACCGGCGGAGACCGCCGAGACCGTCACCGCTCCGGCGGAGACGGCCGAGACTGCCGCCGCTCCGGCGGAGGCGGCCGAGACCGTGGCCGACGGCGCCGCCGAAGGTGCCGAGGCCGCTGAAGAGGCTGCTCCGCGTCGGACTCGCCGGCGTGCCTCGCGGCGGGCGTCCGCGCCCGCCGGGGCGCCTTCCGCCGCGGACGCGGTGGAAGGCAACGCCGAGGAGGCGAAGGCACCTGTGACCGAGAACCCCGCCGCCGAGCCCGCCCGCGCGTCCGAGGCGACCGCCTCCGAGACCGCTGCCGCCGAGCCCGACCGCGCCGCCGACGTCCCCGCCGAGACCGCGGCCGACGAAACCGCCGAGACGGCCGAAGAGGCCGGACCGCGGCGCCGTCGCCGCGTGGTGCGCCGGGCCGCCAGTGGCTTCGCCGAGCCCGCCCAGCCCGCCAAGGGCGCGAGGGCCTCGAAGGCCGCCGCCCGGGCGACCGGGGATGCGGCCGAGAGCGAGAGCGAGCCGGCGTCGCGTCCGAGGCGGCCCGCCGTCGCGTTGTTCCAGGCGCCCGTCTTCACCGAGCCCCAGTTCCAGACCCCGGAGCGGGCCGCTGCCGCGGCCGCCGCCGAGGCTGCCGGGGCAGTCGAGCCGCAGGAGGCCGAGGAGTCCGCGCCGGCCGAGGCCCAGCGCGAGGAGCAGACCGGCGGCTCGCGCCGTCGGCGCCGTCGCCGGGGCGCCGGTGACGAGCCCGAGACCCAGGCCCCCGAGACCGCCGCCGCCGACACGTCCGCCGACGAGGCGGAGGAGGCCGACGAGTCCGCCGAGGACCAGGCCGACGGCGACGACCAGGACGAGTCCGAGGGCAGCGGCTCGCGCCGCCGCCGTCGCCGGGGCGGTCGCCGCCGCCGGCGTGGCGAGTCCGCCGACTCCGACGGCGAGGGCGGCGACGCCTCGGACGCCGAGTCCGAGCAGACCGCCGACGGGCAGGACACCGAGGACTCCGCCGACGAGGACGACGAGGACTCCGACGACGCCACCGACCGCGACGAGTCCGGCGGGGGCGGCTCCAGCAGCAGCCGCCGGCGCCGTCGCCGCCGTCGTCGTGCCGGTGACTCCGGCACCGAGTCCGAGTCCTCCGACGACGACCCCGAGCGCACGGTCGTCAAGGTCCGCGAGCCCCGCCCCAAGGCCGAGCCGTCCGACGAGGTGCAGTCCATCAAGGGCTCGACCCGTCTGGAGGCCAAGAAGCAGCGCCGTCGCGAAGGCCGCGAGCAGGGCCGCAGGCGCGTGCCGATCATCACCGAGGCCGAGTTCCTGGCCCGCCGCGAGGCCGTCGAGCGTGTCATGGTCGTCCGCCAGCACGGCGACCGCACGCAGATCGGCGTCCTCGAGGACGACGTGCTCGTCGAGCACTACGTCAACAAGGAGCAGGCGACCTCGTACGTCGGCAACGTCTACCTCGGCAAGGTGCAGAACGTGCTGCCGTCGATGGAGGCCGCCTTCATCGACATCGGCAAGGGCCGCAACGCCGTCCTGTACGCCGGTGAGGTCAACTTCGAGGCGCTCGGCATGGCCCACGGGCCGCGCCGTATCGAGTCCGCCCTGAAGTCCGGCCAGTCCGTGCTCGTCCAGGTGACGAAGGACCCGATCGGTCACAAGGGCGCCCGTCTGACCAGCCAGGTCTCCCTCCCGGGCCGCTACCTCGTGTACGTGCCCGAGGGCTCCATGACCGGCATCAGCCGCAAGCTGCCCGACACCGAGCGGGCCCGGCTGAAGACCATCCTCAAGAAGATCGTCCCCGAGGACGCGGGCGTCATCGTGCGCACCGCCGCCGAGGGCGCGAGCGAGGACGAGCTGCGCAGGGATGTCGAGCGGCTGCAGCAGCAGTGGGAGGACATCCAGAAGAAGGCCAAGAGCGGCAACGCTCCGACGCTGCTGTACGGAGAGCCGGACATGACCGTCCGGGTCGTGCGCGACATCTTCAACGAGGACTTCTCCAAGGTCGTCGTCAGCGGCGACGAGGCCTGGTCGACCATCCACGGGTACGTCTCGCACGTCGCGCCGGACCTCGCCGAGCGGCTGCAGAAGTGGACCTCCGAGGTCGACGTCTTCGCCACGTACCGGATCGACGAGCAGCTCGCCAAGGCCCTCGACCGCAAGGTGTGGCTGCCCAGCGGCGGTTCGCTGGTGATCGACCGGACCGAGGCGATGGTCGTCGTCGACGTCAACACCGGCAAGTTCACCGGCCAGGGCGGCAACCTCGAGGAGACCGTCACCAGGAACAACCTGGAGGCGGCCGAGGAGATCGTCCGCCAGCTGCGGCTGCGCGACCTCGGCGGCATCATCGTCATCGACTTCATCGACATGGTGCTGGAGTCCAACCGGGACCTGGTGCTGCGGCGCCTGCTGGAGTGCCTGGGCCGGGACCGTACGAAGCACCAGGTCGCGGAAGTGACCTCGCTGGGGCTCGTGCAGATGACCCGCAAGCGGGTCGGGCAGGGGCTGCTGGAGTCCTTCTCCGAGACCTGCGTCCACTGCAACGGACGCGGTGTCATCGTGCACATGGAGCAGCCGACGGCCCTCGGGGGCGGCGGCAAGCGCAAGAAGCGCGCGCGGGCCGGCGCCGCCGAGCTGCCGCATGTGCACGAGGCGGCCGTCGAGACCGCCGAGCAGGAGGCCGAGACCGAGGCCGAGGTCGTGGCCGAGGCCGCCGAGCCCCTCGCGCTGCCCGCGCCGTCCTTCGAGCCCGACGAGGAGCTGTACAGCAGCGCCGCCGAGGCGGAGGCAGCGGCCGGCCGCGGGCGGTCGCGTCGCCGGGCGAGCCGGCGGGCGTCGGCTCCGGCGGGCGCTCCGCGCGGTGAGGTCGCCGAGCAGGGCCGGGACAAGGCCCGGCGCGGCAGGGGCCGGGCCGAGCAGGCCGAGGCCGAGGCGCCGACGGCTCAGGACGTGACCGCCGAGCAGGAGGTCGCCCGTCCGGTGCAGCCGGAGCCGGCCGCCGAGGCGCAGGCCGAGCCCGTGGCCGTGGAGGACCCGGTGGTCGAGGCCGCGCAGGCCGCGCAGTCGGCTCCGGTCGAGGAGGCCGCGCCCAAGGGCCGCACCCGGCGCCGGGCCACCCGCAAGGTGTCCGCTCCGGCCGGTTCCCCGGCGGGGGCCGAGGCGACCGTGGTGACGGTCGCCGAGACCGCGCCCGCCGAGCCGGCGGAGCAGGCCGAGGCCGCCGAGCCGGTCGCCGAGCCGGTCGCCGAGGCGCCCGCGGAGAGCGCCGCCCCGGCCCGTCCGCGCCGCCGCGCCGTGCGCAAGCCCACGGTGTCCACGGCGTCCGAGGAGACGGCCGTCGTGGTCGTCCCGTCGGCCGCGTCCGAGGAGGCTCCGGAGGAGTCCGCGTCCGAGAGGGCTCCGGAGGCGTCCGCGGAGGCCGCGCAGGTGCCCGCGTCGGACGGTGCCGTCACCGAGGAGGCCGCCGCTGAGCCGGCGCCCGCCAAGAAGACGGCCCGCAAGACGGCCAAGAAGGCCACGGCGAAGAAGGCCGCCACCACCAAGAAGACGGCGGCGAAGAAGACCGCCGCCAAGAAGACGACGGCCAAGAAGGCGGCGAAGACCACCAAGACGGCCGCCAAGAAGACCGCGTCGAAGAAGACCGTGGCGGCGGAGCAGTCGGCCTCGTCCGGGTCCTCCGTCTCGGCCTCCACCGACGAGGGCTGA